The proteins below come from a single Miscanthus floridulus cultivar M001 chromosome 1, ASM1932011v1, whole genome shotgun sequence genomic window:
- the LOC136500449 gene encoding uncharacterized protein codes for MAAGKAAMKKPSSSFGTRAWRLLRLAVLWARKGGAAHTHSLRLLRTLRRHGHGLAGLGGARGDRDRLRHGEREYSIDETPAFRFRTPSARVLRLIPCIAPAVPDTPGLYGDDDHRYFFATAAAREMDEDDAGYYRYGDDPRSARDVEEEEEELSCCGDDEQLLEHVVVEACRASTAGSAVAGDNGEDAGVDVKAEEFIARFYAQMKLQRQISWVQYNEMMERSIS; via the coding sequence ATGGCGGCGGGGAAGGCGGCGATGAAGAAGCCGTCGTCGTCGTTCGGGACGAGGGCGTGGCGGCTGCTGCGGCTGGCGGTGCTGTGGGCGCGGAAGGGCGGCGCGGCGCACACGCACAGCCTGCGCCTCCTCCGCACGCTCcgccgccacggccacggcctcgcCGGCCTGGGCGGCGCGCGCGGCGACCGGGACCGGCTCCGGCACGGCGAGCGCGAGTACTCCATCGACGAGACGCCGGCGTTCCGGTTCCGCACCCCGTCCGCGCGCGTGCTCCGCCTCATCCCCTGCATCGCGCCGGCCGTGCCGGACACCCCGGGCCTCTACGGCGACGACGACCACCGCTACTTCTTCGCTACCGCCGCCGCACGGGAGATGGACGAGGACGACGCCGGGTACTACCGCTACGGCGACGACCCACGGAGCGCGCGCGacgtcgaggaggaggaggaggagctgagcTGCTGCGGCGACGACGAGCAGCTGCTGGAGCacgtggtggtggaggcctgcCGCGCGAGCACGGCCGGGTCGGCGGTGGCAGGGGACAACGGCGAGGACGCCGGGGTGGACGTCAAGGCGGAGGAGTTCATCGCCAGGTTCTACGCGCAGATGAAGCTGCAGCGCCAGATCTCGTGGGTGCAGTACAACGAGATGATGGAGAGGAGCATCAGCTAG